From the genome of Uranotaenia lowii strain MFRU-FL chromosome 1, ASM2978415v1, whole genome shotgun sequence, one region includes:
- the LOC129738024 gene encoding uncharacterized protein K02A2.6-like: MDTDVETFVKSCRSCVLVSAPDPPIPMIRKELPCRPWQDIAIDFLGPLPNGENLLVVVDYYSRYVEVSEMKNTTVSETIIVLTKIFSTFGLPSTIRADNGPQFNAGCEEFKLFCQENGIQLINTIPYWPQQNGEVERQNRSILKRLRIANDLVQKWRRVLHQYLLSYHSTTHPTTGKTPAELMFRRCIRNKLPQVPRFSHQDEEMRDQDRIQKEKGRIYADKKRRACSNDIQENDRVLVKRFRKDNKLSTEYDPEEYIVEHRSEADVRVKSTASGKVYRRHISHIKRLPSPERALDVTNSQIMSKLNSQTPKTSVSNPQPNSGVDS; this comes from the coding sequence ATGGACACGGATGTCGAAACATTCGTAAAATCATGTCGATCCTGTGTTTTGGTGTCAGCTCCAGATCCTCCGATACCAATGATCCGCAAGGAATTGCCTTGTAGACCATGGCAAGATATTGCGATAGACTTTTTAGGTCCACTACCGAATGGGGAGAATCTCTTAGTTGTGGTCGATTATTACAGTCGTTACGTCGAagtatcagaaatgaaaaatactACTGTTTCAGaaacaataattgttttaacaaaaatattcagcaCATTTGGATTACCAAGCACGATTCGAGCAGATAATGGGCCACAATTTAATGCAGGATGCGAAGAATTCAAATTGTTCTGTCAAGAAAATGGAATACAGCTCATCAACACGATCCCTTATTGGCCTCAGCAAAATGGGGAAGTAGAACGTCAGAATCGATCCATCTTAAAGAGACTGCGAATTGCAAATGACTTAGTTCAAAAGTGGAGAAGGGTTCTGCATCAATATCTTCTATCCTATCATTCTACCACGCACCCCACCACTGGCAAAACACCTGCTGAACTGATGTTCCGGAGATGTATCAGAAACAAACTTCCTCAAGTCCCACGTTTCTCTCACCAAGATGAAGAAATGCGAGATCAAGATCGAATTCAAAAGGAGAAGGGGAGGATCTACGCGGATAAGAAAAGGAGAGCTTGTTCTAATGACATTCAGGAGAACGATCGCGTACTAGTGAAGCGGTTTCGAAAAGATAATAAATTGAGTACCGAGTACGATCCTGAAGAATACATTGTCGAACACAGGTCAGAAGCAGATGTTCGGGTTAAGTCAACGGCAAGCGGCAAGGTGTATCGTCGGCATATAAGTCACATCAAGAGACTACCATCACCAGAAAGGGCGTTAGATGTCACGAATTCCCAGATTATGTCTAAGTTAAACTCACAAACTCCGAAAACAAGCGTTTCAAATCCACAACCAAATTCTGGAGTTGACAGTTAA